A stretch of Brassica napus cultivar Da-Ae chromosome C6, Da-Ae, whole genome shotgun sequence DNA encodes these proteins:
- the LOC106356011 gene encoding LOW QUALITY PROTEIN: 14-3-3-like protein GF14 epsilon (The sequence of the model RefSeq protein was modified relative to this genomic sequence to represent the inferred CDS: inserted 2 bases in 2 codons; substituted 1 base at 1 genomic stop codon), translating to MENDRGKLIYMATIAYLAKRYDDMTKSMRKVCEYEIELTDVERELLAIGYKNVMTTXRASLRALSSIEEKEDSKGNKQNVKXINKKLEIVXHEFFSVCNDILSLIDSHLIPSTTNVESTVYYYAMKANYFRYMAEFGSDAEREGAADNSLEAYKIAMETAEGGLSPTNMVRLGLALNFSIFNYGILKSTEER from the exons ATGGAAAACGATAGAGGGAAGTTGATTTACATGGCTACGATTGCTTACCTAGCTAAAAGATATGATG ATATGACGAAATCGATGAGAAAAGTATGTGAGTATGAAATAGAGCTAACTGACGTAGAGAGAGAACTACTAGCAATTGGCTACAAAAATGTGATGACGA AGAGAGCATCATTGAGAGCATTATCTTCCATTGAAGAAAAGGAAGACTCCAAAGGAAACAAGCAAAACGTga tgattaataaaaagcTAGAGATAGTTTAACATGAGTTTTTCAGTGTTTGTAATGACATTTTGTCTCTCATTGATTCTCATCTCATTCCATCAACTACCAATGTCGAGTCAACCGTTTATTACTACGCAAT GAAAGCAAATTATTTTCGATATATGGCAGAGTTTGGTTCTGATGCTGAACGTGAAGGAGCTGCAGATAATTCTCTCGAGGCATATAAG ATTGCAATGGAAACGGCAGAGGGTGGTTTATCGCCAACGAATATGGTTAGACTTGGCTTGGCTTTGAACTTCTCGATTTTCAACTATGGGATCCTTAAATCTACTGAAG AACGTTAG